The following proteins are encoded in a genomic region of Danio rerio strain Tuebingen ecotype United States chromosome 16, GRCz12tu, whole genome shotgun sequence:
- the zdhhc11 gene encoding palmitoyltransferase ZDHHC11 isoform X2, with the protein MTNLNCFGRHRRRTAPHNATGSRSELVAPPIHSRINGWSSPLHSFQFIALLIFSFMAIVAFGIYVPLLPAPWSYAAYALIGSAFVLHLFSHVTAVTIDPADVNVRRRKDYSSPMPTFDNSKHPHVIDNLHCTLCEVDVSPKAKHCSTCNKCIADFDHHCKWLNNCVGGRNYWFFFTAVSSAVIGVILLIPLVLFVFIEHYVNPAVLRTAPQFQTVKGNGTWLVFLPVAPVETSSISLLVVSFITALLSLAALLLLCHLLCFHIYLLSQGISTYEYIVRKRQSPNPKEKQQVPPALPSNGATAQSLEPQEPPLNCDAPLSSRSCTFKLEDRGPMPEPICAEMEEASGEHHLSYSSESATQKIAGESVMSLPVVWSLSETERPQASQVEVKPLEGRPVVQDPLGSSIMDTALVHQQLMTEQPQYLHFKQKMP; encoded by the exons ATGACGAAT TTGAACTGCTTTGGTCGTCACCGCAGACGGACGGCGCCCCACAATGCCACGGGCAGCAGAAGTGAACTGGTCGCTCCTCCGATTCACTCCAGGATCAACGGCTGGTCTTCACCACTGCACAGTTTCCAGTTCATCGCCTTGTTGATCTTCAGCTTCATGGCCATTGTGGCCTTTGGCATTTACGTTCCTCTCCTGCCAGCGCCTTGGAGCTATGCAGCTTACGCC TTGATCGGCTCGGCGTTCGTTCTGCATTTGTTCAGTCATGTGACGGCTGTAACAATCGACCCTGCGGATGTAAACGTTCGAAGGAGGAAGGATTATTCCAGTCCCATGCCCACATTCGACAACAGCAAACATCCACATGTGATTGACAATCTGCACTGCACCCTGTGTGAGGTGGACGT GAGCCCTAAAGCTAAACACTGCAGCACATGCAACAAATGCATCGCAGACTTTGACCATCACTGCAAATGGCTGAACAACTGTGTGGGAGGAAGAAACTACTG GTTCTTCTTCACCGCCGTCTCGTCTGCTGTGATCGGCGTGATCCTCCTCATTCCCCTGGTTCTGTTTGTCTTTATCGAGCACTATGTCAATCCGGCAGTCCTGCGAACGGCACCACAGTTTCAGA CTGTGAAAGGTAACGGGACGTGGCTGGTTTTCCTGCCGGTGGCTCCAGTAGAGACGAGCTCCATCAGTCTGCTGGTTGTGTCCTTCATTACAGCTCTTCTATCTCTGGCTGCTCTCCTGCTGCTCTGCCATTTACTCTGCTTCCACATTTACCTGC TGTCTCAGGGAATCAGCACTTACGAGTACATTGTAAGGAAACGACAGTCACCGAATCCCAAAGAGAAGCAGCAGGTTCCTCCAGCACTGCCGTCTAATGGAGCCACAGCACAG AGTCTGGAGCCGCAGGAGCCACCGCTGAACTGTGACGCTCCGCTGTCCAGCAGATCCTG TACCTTCAAACTGGAAGACAGAGGACCAATGCCAGAACCCATCTGTGCTGAG ATGGAAGAAGCCAGTGGAGAGCATCATCTGAGCTACAGCTCTGAATCAGCAACACAGAAGATTGCAG GTGAGTctgtgatgtcacttcctgtggTCTGGAGTCTCAGCGAGACAGAGAGGCCTCAGGCCTCACAGGTGGAGGTGAAGCCGCTGGAGGGACGGCCGGTGGTGCAAGACCCCCTGGGCAGCTCCATCATGGACACGGCGCTGGTTCATCAGCAGCTCATGACGGAGCAGCCGCAGTATTTACACTTTAAACAAAAGATGCCATGA
- the zdhhc11 gene encoding palmitoyltransferase ZDHHC11 isoform X1: MFSRKSTAGVQSLNCFGRHRRRTAPHNATGSRSELVAPPIHSRINGWSSPLHSFQFIALLIFSFMAIVAFGIYVPLLPAPWSYAAYALIGSAFVLHLFSHVTAVTIDPADVNVRRRKDYSSPMPTFDNSKHPHVIDNLHCTLCEVDVSPKAKHCSTCNKCIADFDHHCKWLNNCVGGRNYWFFFTAVSSAVIGVILLIPLVLFVFIEHYVNPAVLRTAPQFQTVKGNGTWLVFLPVAPVETSSISLLVVSFITALLSLAALLLLCHLLCFHIYLLSQGISTYEYIVRKRQSPNPKEKQQVPPALPSNGATAQSLEPQEPPLNCDAPLSSRSCTFKLEDRGPMPEPICAEMEEASGEHHLSYSSESATQKIAGESVMSLPVVWSLSETERPQASQVEVKPLEGRPVVQDPLGSSIMDTALVHQQLMTEQPQYLHFKQKMP; encoded by the exons ATGTTTAGCAGGAAAAGCACAGCAGGAGTTCAGTCT TTGAACTGCTTTGGTCGTCACCGCAGACGGACGGCGCCCCACAATGCCACGGGCAGCAGAAGTGAACTGGTCGCTCCTCCGATTCACTCCAGGATCAACGGCTGGTCTTCACCACTGCACAGTTTCCAGTTCATCGCCTTGTTGATCTTCAGCTTCATGGCCATTGTGGCCTTTGGCATTTACGTTCCTCTCCTGCCAGCGCCTTGGAGCTATGCAGCTTACGCC TTGATCGGCTCGGCGTTCGTTCTGCATTTGTTCAGTCATGTGACGGCTGTAACAATCGACCCTGCGGATGTAAACGTTCGAAGGAGGAAGGATTATTCCAGTCCCATGCCCACATTCGACAACAGCAAACATCCACATGTGATTGACAATCTGCACTGCACCCTGTGTGAGGTGGACGT GAGCCCTAAAGCTAAACACTGCAGCACATGCAACAAATGCATCGCAGACTTTGACCATCACTGCAAATGGCTGAACAACTGTGTGGGAGGAAGAAACTACTG GTTCTTCTTCACCGCCGTCTCGTCTGCTGTGATCGGCGTGATCCTCCTCATTCCCCTGGTTCTGTTTGTCTTTATCGAGCACTATGTCAATCCGGCAGTCCTGCGAACGGCACCACAGTTTCAGA CTGTGAAAGGTAACGGGACGTGGCTGGTTTTCCTGCCGGTGGCTCCAGTAGAGACGAGCTCCATCAGTCTGCTGGTTGTGTCCTTCATTACAGCTCTTCTATCTCTGGCTGCTCTCCTGCTGCTCTGCCATTTACTCTGCTTCCACATTTACCTGC TGTCTCAGGGAATCAGCACTTACGAGTACATTGTAAGGAAACGACAGTCACCGAATCCCAAAGAGAAGCAGCAGGTTCCTCCAGCACTGCCGTCTAATGGAGCCACAGCACAG AGTCTGGAGCCGCAGGAGCCACCGCTGAACTGTGACGCTCCGCTGTCCAGCAGATCCTG TACCTTCAAACTGGAAGACAGAGGACCAATGCCAGAACCCATCTGTGCTGAG ATGGAAGAAGCCAGTGGAGAGCATCATCTGAGCTACAGCTCTGAATCAGCAACACAGAAGATTGCAG GTGAGTctgtgatgtcacttcctgtggTCTGGAGTCTCAGCGAGACAGAGAGGCCTCAGGCCTCACAGGTGGAGGTGAAGCCGCTGGAGGGACGGCCGGTGGTGCAAGACCCCCTGGGCAGCTCCATCATGGACACGGCGCTGGTTCATCAGCAGCTCATGACGGAGCAGCCGCAGTATTTACACTTTAAACAAAAGATGCCATGA